In Lolium rigidum isolate FL_2022 chromosome 7, APGP_CSIRO_Lrig_0.1, whole genome shotgun sequence, the DNA window gtccaatttcgagaatatttgttaactaacttttctgaaatcaaaaacagcagaaaacaggaactgacactgtggcatcttgttaataggttagtcccagaaaatgcataaaacattgtaaagtatgactaaaacatgtaggtattgtcataaaactagcatggaacataagaaattatagatacgttggagacgtatcaagcatccccaagcttagttcctgctcgccctcgagtaggtaaacgataaaaaagaataatttcggaagtgacattctaccaacataatcttgatcatactattgcaaagcatatgagatgaatgaagtgactcaaagcaatgatctatagtttgctaacaaaaagataatgactaaacaactgaatcatatagcaaaaacttttcattaatagtactttcaagacaagcatcaaaaagtcttacataagagttaactcataaggcaatagattcttaataagaggttttgaagcaacacaaaggaagatttaagtttcagcaattgctttcaactttcaacatgcatatctcatggataattgtcaacacaaagtagtataataagtgcaataagtaagcatgtaagaatcaatgcacacagttgacacaagtgtttgcttctaagacagaaagaagtaggtaaactgactcaacataaagtaaaagaaaatcccttcgcagagggaagcagggattactcatgttctagagctttttattttgaaaacatggaaagaattgtgtcaacggtagtaataattcatatgtgttatgtataaaacttcctataagttgcaagcctcatgcatcgaatactaatagtgcccgcaccttgtcctaattagctcggattttcatggattttcattgcattacatatgtttcaaccaagtgtcataaaggggtacctctatgccacctgtacaaaggttcaaggagataaatcgcatttgatttctcgattttgatagatctcaacttaaggacattcataccgggacaacatagaaaacagataatggactcctcttttatgctttaagcattcaacaacagataatattctcataagagattcgaggattaatgtccaaactgaaacttccaccatgatacatggctttggttggcggcccaatgttcttctctaacaacatgcatactcaaaccatttcgactcatggcaaatctcccttacctcagacaagacgaacatgcataacaactctaaTGATATTCAGCAaaagtgtgacaggttgatggcgtccccagataacatggttaccgcttaacaaacaacttataagaactaagatacataagcgccatattccttaccacaatagttttttagactactttcccatgagctatatattgcaaaaacaaggaatgatttttttttaaaggtagcacgcaagcaatttattttggaatggcagaaaaataccacatagtaggtaattatggtggacacaaatggcataggttttggctcaaggttttggatgcacgagaagcattccctctcagtacaaggctttggctagcaaggttgtttgaagcaaacacaagtataaaccggtacagaaaaacttacataagaacatattgcaagcattataagactctacactatcttccttgttgctcaaacacttttaccagaaaatatctagaccttagggagaccaatcatgcaatccaaatttcaacaagctctacggtagttctccactaataggtttaaactacatgatgcaagagcttaaacatgatctacttgagagctcaaaacaattagcaagtatcaaattattcaagataatataccaactaccacatgaagcattttctgtttccaaccaaataacaatcaatgctgaggcttttagctttcgccatgaatattaaaataaaacgaagaacacaagtgttcaaatgaaaaagcggagcgtgtatctctcccacacaagcatgctaggatccgaatttattcaaacacaaacaaaaataaaagcacatggatccgaagaagataaatccactgagctGAAGAAAATAACtgcgccggagaagatatatccagagccgaagaagataaatccactaagccgaagaaaataaattcaccgAGTAATCGAAAGTATTtgcggtaacgatgtaatggcgcatCCCCGAGCGTCGGCCGTGGTGgaagtaaataaataatcaaCTCTTGGAAGAAGAACACTTAGTTTTATTATTGGATGTAGCGGAGTCAACATGGAAGTAAGTCATCCGGCAAATAAAGTCAACGAAGCGGACGCAGCTGATGCAACGGAGCCGTGCGGGGTTTTAGCCGAAAATGTTCGACACGGTGGAAGTAGTCGACATGGAGGAGAAAATCGTCCAATTCACGGCACAACAAAGTAGTCAAATTTGTTCTGATCCGCAGTGGTATTACAACGCGAAAATTCTGCGAGCAACTAACAACACAAGCCGAACGAATATTTGGCCCAATAAATTTTGGAATATTAATTAActagaaatatagcacctgattgtTGTGTCAGAGGCGAACGGAAGATCCTCCCGACGTAGCGAGTTTGTTGATGGCGTCTAACCAGGAGTAGTCTATGTGAGAATGCACTCGGACAATTCATTGCGTGACTGtgatcgccggccgccgccaacaTGCGAGACAAGCTGTTCCGATATTTCCAATTGTGCTCCCAGATTAATCCTCCAAATACCATGTACAAGCAACATGTACGCACAAGTTAGATTGCAACAAAATAACCTGAATCGAAGTCTCCAGCGGACACACTACACAACAGCTAACCGTGCGTCCAGCTGTCAAATAGGCTAGCTGATATCATGTGTCGTTTTTTAAAAAACTGTAAACTTTTAAATCGTGTGGCGAAATTACAGTCCGTTTTTTACTTCTAGAATCCTCACGACGAGAGTTTCGAAACTAGACcatattttcatatgtttcgacggAACTTTTTAACAAGCAATTTTGATGTGTGACAAAGCAACTTTATTGTACATCAAAACAACTTTGGTGTGCGGTAAATCAACTTTGGTGTGCAACGAAAACACTTGATCACAATGATGGTAGGCTTCGCAATGGCTGCAACAACAACTCCTAATTTACCAGAAAAAAGTGATACGAGCAACTCTAAGTCGTTGGCCGCACCCATGATGTACTTCACAAGGTTTGGCCCTAGTCGGTCCCAACAACAATGTTGCCGAGCAAGCCATACTAGCCCTCGCCACTAACGAGCATATTTGTAAGTATCATCGCCCCACATTTGGTGGCTATGGCATAGCTAGCGTTTCTTTCCGAAACACCCCCACGTCGGACAAGTCAGTCGTTCCCCCGCTTATGCCGACCGAGTCATCCTAGCaactttgttgcaatagttacTTTTCGTCGTTGCTAAGTTGTCTATAATGCTTCGGACTGCTTTGAAGTTTCCTACCGTTGGTGTGAAGTTGCCTAACCCTATGCAAAGTCGCCTACCGTTGTACCAAAGTTGCCTACCGCTGCAAATGTTGACTACTATGGTTGCTTTGTCATGTACCGAAGTTGCTTTTTGTCATGTATTTTGGTCTCCGGCAACATAACTTTGGTGCCCAACGATACAACTTTGGTTCCTGAAGGCGTAACTTTTGGTGCTCAACGGAGCAAATTTGGTCCCTACAAACCAACTTCGGTGCCCGGTGGCAAAATATTGATGCCTGATAGAGCAATTTTGGTGCCCGATAACGCAATTTTGATGCTCCACAGAACAACTTTGGTGTGTTACAAAGCAATTTTGATGCCCCGCAGAGCAACTTTGGAGCCCGGCGGTGCAATTATGGTGCACAACTTTGTATCCAACTTCCCAACAACTGTAGACAACTTTGCATCATCAGTAGATAATTTTCGGCCCGATGGTAGAAAACTTCGCAACAATAGTAGGTCATGGTACTCTGGACGTGTGTCTCGTTGGTGACAAGAAATGGGTTGCCATTCCCTGCAAAAAAAAGGGTTGCCATGGTCGGTAACGCCTTTGCTGCATCCGGTTAAAACTAAGTTGATTTTTAGTTGTGATGACCTTCCTATTGCTCTTACAAGTTGCCCAATATCGATGTGAATCTACCTTTTTTTTTCatgcaccaaagttgctttgttGCGAACGAAAGTTGCTCTGTCACATATCAAAGTTGCTTCTCAACAAATTTCATCGGAACATATGGAAATGGgaactagttttgaagatctcgtcgtcaGGATCCCGAAAGTGAAAGCAGATCATAATTTCGAGATTCGACACAAAAGTTATAGCTTTTTAAATTTATTTTGGAAAGTAATCATTATGCATCCACGTGAGATCATGTGGGCATGGAGGTTCTCGTGAGCTGACCACGTGCATgcgtttgaattttcctcttttgACTTTAGTGAAATCCAATCATGCAAAATATTAcataagagcaagtataataagtcctagtTAGCTGGCTATAATGATTAAAATAACATATTTGTGTAAGAgagaagaggagaaagaatataagtgggctcttatgcaagagctagctctaacacgtgctcctaggcaagttgtgtgaatgaaaggtgggtcATCCATTGAGAAAGTAgtccattcttatagccaactgttgTACTTGTTGGGTACatgttgactatagatgacatgacatcttgcttatagccaacaactggctatactattggaattgctctaaataGGTGTCTCCGAGATTGACCAATGGGCATGCGACCGCCCGCTAGACGCGTCCATAAAATAATTGATTGAGAGATATATGAAGATGTCAAATTAAAGGCACGCTGTGCTGCTTGGCGTGAAGGGCTTGTCGGGAATCTATTTGCAGCAATCAATTTGCAACTTGACCACGCCCGATTATCCTCGTGAGCGCGCGGCTCGGTGattggatcccgcccggataacgaaatccagtcgtcgtattccccacggtcggcgccaattgatgagggatcacctcaccaatgcctacagattgtagatttGGGTTTTGGAAAGAgctacgatggagattccgggagtggGCACACGATATACCTAGCTTCGGATCCCCTCGATGGAGGATCCCtatgtgctgctagcaatctactatatgatcacaAGTATGTTTACATGGAGACGCCgttggcggagctatgttgtctctcTGTTGTCCCCCTCTGCCGGGTGCTCTGGCTGGCTTTAATATGTAAcctgcctagggttttacaagagttctAATCGACTACTTCATCGGGTTGCTTTCTTGggacttctccatattgggccgagccaggtatactaataatgggtacccgaaggataTGCCCATGACAGGAGGGAAAAGGCGAATATAACTCAGAAAGTGAGAAAGAAAAAGAGGCCGCCGGCGCTGGTTTTTCATATATGCATAGGTTTCCACCGGCGTACTAGATATGGTGGTGCACCGGGggtaatttttcatttttttaaccaAAATATAAAACCTGAAAAGACTCTGTTTTCCTTTTGAAATCTGAGGAATCTAAAAATTCTCTAAATTCCCCGGAGCGTGGAAATCGGATGTAAAAATTTGCGTAGATACATTTTGATCTGAATTTTTTTTTCATCGGAAGTCGTATGGAACCAGAAATCCCGGTTTACcaaaacatgacgccattttgcataatatatcgaaattcacgtTTTAAAATTTTcgttaaaactagatgacataaaacatggacatctcgaaggattttattttttgaaacttcgatcattttcttttatttttataaaAATCAGAGTCTAGTTTACCGCCGGCGCGCCACCATGTTGGTGCGTTGGCGGTAAGGGGGACTCTGATTTTTGGGTTGGCCCGGACCTGGCCGACCTCTATCCTGGCGCATAGTTTCTTCGTTGCGCCGGCGCTATTTTGGCACCACCAGCGCCTGTAAAAATAGGTGCGCCGGCGGCAAATACTACCGACGTGCACCTTTtttggtgcgctggtggtaaccCAGTGCCCTTCTCGTCAAGTAAATTTGCAAATGTAACAGTAcatttgaattgctcaatgatggAGCTAATAGAGAGGAGATTGACCGGAAAAGGCCTATAGCTTGTATCCTTGTAGTATCGATTAGGTTTCGCCACTAGTATGTGGGTGCACCTTGGCCACCCATGTCCCTACGATATCTGTGTCGCACAGAGTTAACTGGTACATCACGGGTAAGTCCATACTAGCGTCCCAGCCGTCTTTGGTGTGCCACGGGTAACAGCAGTAGCACACCAAAGGCATGCCACAGGCATACCTGCCAGCTATAGTTGTATTCCTAGTAGTATAATAGCATGGAAAATAAGCATAAAAAATAGTCAATACAAATCAAGTAGAGAAAACACTAAAAGAAGTTCACCATGAAATAGAACCCGCATCCTTACATtatatttctttccatccaaacatTATGTATGTCAAGATCACACACATCAATCAAAGGGGTTCACCATAAATCCAACGGCTGAACATAGAGAAGCATCTCTCTGGTTGGTACTCCGGCGCAGTATGTCCACCACCCTATATTTCAATTTAGAAATATATGTTAGGATTAATATAGAATCTACTTAGAATTATGAAGTCCATTAGATATACAACTCTCATGTTTTCAATTGTTTAATGTGAAGTGCCGAATTGAATGGTCCACTGCTTCTGAATGTAATCACGATAGATTTTTTGTATTGCAAATCTCAGCGGTGTCATAGAGGGCGGAGATAGATATCATATTACCTTTATGGTAGCAAACGTCAGGTTATTTGTGTATGTTACCGTGAATCTGCAAATAGATTATATTTCAAAAGATAAGAGAAATTGTACAACGCAACTTATAAGTAATATAGAAACCAGTAATGACGCTAGTTAATCAACATGTTTTGTGAATTTTTTTATTACCCCGCGGACTGTCCATCAAGATGCCAGGCTCGCCATTCATCCACGATGGGGAAGTTGAGTGATCTCACCCAAGACTGTGTACCCAGAAATGGTATAACAGCATCATGGTCTCCACTACGTACAAGGAATATAGTTGAGAGGTtggcaaaataaaaatatgacaACTTTATATTTGAATATGGACATTGAAGCAGCCTCTATTGTATTGTTGCATGTAGGATAACCAATTGAATAATTGTTTCTTGAACAGTTGACCTAGCATCCTTCCAACCGTAAATTTAAAATTAGTCATATTGTTTTAATATTACTAGTATTTACCTATATACCAAGGCACGATAACCTCTTGTCGTCAAATTACGGTGGTACTTTATGCTGCTCATGATGTCTGAAGAATACGGTAGATCTCCATCGTGGCACCTCACCCATTCATCCTTGCTCCCCTAAGTGATTGGAGTATAGACAGATATAAGGGTTAACATAGGTTATATACTTAGGATGATAATTTTTCTCCTTTGTGCAGAAAACTACCATTGTACCTTCCTTATCCCGAGAGTTTCCCTAGTGATGTTGTTGTTTGCCCAGAAATACGACAGGTAGTTACCATAGTTCTGTAGATAAAGAAAAGTTTGAACATGATTCAAAAACACTTTTAAAAGTGAAGAAACGTATTAATGAGATTCCTTTTGTATTTGGATTTCTCAAAGCAAAAATAATTAGATATTTTGAATAACAATAAACTTGGTATAAGAAAGATAAATGTTAGCATAGCACACTGTCTTTGTGTTAGTGAACAACAACTGATAGACCTTCAAAACTAAACCTAAACATAATGAACAATTAAATATCATGTTTTGGTCACTGATTGTCTGTCCTAAGTTCACATCTTATAATCTATTTTGCGTAAAATATCTATTGTTCATCTCAATCTTGACAAGGATTTACGTAGCGTACTCATCAATCTATAGTGAGGAGAGGGAATTTTTGGGAAGTCAAAAGTGCTCGTCTCTAGAAGCTTTCCTAATATATGCTCCTTAAATTTTATTTGTGGTCTACAACTATATATACACAATATAAAATTACTTCATGCCACTGAATAATCGTAATATTTCGGTTCCAACCACGACCAGGATAGCAATATCAATGAATGCATATTGTAGGCATATTTCCTTCTGAAGAGCATTTTCTTTACCTTTATCATCTTCAACATCTATGCGTGGGCCTTTATATTGTGTTCATGGAGCACACTAGAAACATTTTTTTCACTATTCATTATACTCATAGTCCTATCGTGTAGCTCAGAATTCAAAGTACTTCAAATTTAGAATCTACAACTTCTAGCATACATATCTAGATATTCATTTTAAAAAACATGGGAACATCATTTTGACTTATTAAAAATAAATGTATCACTGCAACCCAGGAGCGAGAAATCCCTACTCcttttttctctttgttttgcttGACCGGTTTCATTATCATAAGATGAtattagggcatcttcaacggggcgacgcatttcagacgtCTAAATTGTCCGCGCGTGTCCCTTTATGTCGGCCCGCAGACGCAAAAATGtatgtttttgtccgcgcgtccgtttgcatctagGGGTGCCTCCAGCTGCCCGACGCATTTTTTCTAGttgttttttcctcttctccatttataaacatagttccaaacattacacaaactaatgcatattgggaacatggttttacacaaactaatacataattgggaacatggttttacacaaactaatacataatttggaacatggtttacacaaactaatacaaagtttgaaacatggtttacacaaactagaaCGTTGGAAAATAAGGAAAATTAACTAGTGTTGGTTTCGTATGTTCACTGTCAAGAAAGAACAGTCTCGGCTAcactcaatcacccaaactggaaaattcagCTGGTAATGATAACCCTGTTGTTCCCACTAAGGGAGGACGTACGAAAACCGCcactagtggcttcaattggCTCCTGGCCATAttggctgcaaagaaagaacactataACAGTTCTAACTGTCGGTGTCCGAGTCggactcgccggtgtggtagtacaTGCGGCAGGatatgtcgtcgaacaccttgacgatcatctcgtcgtcccccttgtagaggaaggtgagctggcagccgggctcgagcacgAGGTCgcaggcgaacttgtcccaccccatgtgcaagtacatcttgctctgcccgtcgaacaagacctcgacaggccaccggcagaagttgcagctagcctcccgtagctgcaacttggCCGGCTCgatgccatcgacgaactcggcgaacttgtccgggagccgcttgatgccgagggggtcatagtcgatgcggaggaggaacttgaagtagcGCTGCTTCTGCGAATACGAGGACAGCGCAGGCGACAGcgaccgtggggccgtagctgctccacatcggcggccccggccccgggggcgcctagggcggcggcctcgaccgcctcgccggccacctggACCCGCCATGGACCTCCTCGCAGGGCTGGttgcgtcgcaggaagagctaggcggcgctacggtggagcttgtggcggctatggtttgtgtggaggagtggatgaggaagaatagtgtgcgccgtctttatataggccggaggaagAATAGTGCGCGCCCTCTTTATATTGGCTGGAGGCAGGCGACGGGCGCGGGACgcatggcatcgccattactgcgTTGACGGAGGTGGGCGGCAGCCGCTCGGCCGGCGAGACATcgtcattaacgtggcgcagactgacgAAGCGACACAGCGGagccagtcgctggcgcgcctgagaagacgcatcgagccagGGTGGTTGTTAGGCGGGCCCGACAAAACGTCAGCACGCGAGCGAACACTTTGCACATCCACGCAGCGTCCGGGACGCAtcggaggcgcatatttgggtcaggtttgtgTCACCGTGGATGGCcgttcactttgcgtcgccccaggGCCCCGACGCATTTTTCGACCCCGCGGACGCAacaccccgttggagatgcccttaggtttTCAATAAAGACAGTTTTTATTAGCTCAATAGTACGCATCAAGGATACAACGAAACAAAGATGCACAGAGCTCAATGGAGTAAATCAAAGGTGAACTTACTTGGCAATCCATTGGAGGACGAGGTGGTGGACTTTCTAGTACTCGGGCTTCCTCTGTCAGGATCTTTCTTTCTATGGTAGCACTGTTTGGGCGGGGAGAAACATAAAAGCACTTCTTATACAAAACGTGTGGATGAGAGATTTCATCATACAACTGCAGGGAAACATCAATTAGTTTTATCAAGAATAGCTAGAAGAGAAATTAAGGTGTGATACAGAATCACATAATAAGTTTATCATGCAAGTGAAAAACTTGTGAATCTAATGGTCGAGATAGGAAACAAGTATCCTTCATTTTTCACTGAATTTATACACAAATGGAGAGAGGGGAAGTCAAAGAAGTTTTATCCTTACTATGTCGAATTTTTCCATAGCTTGAGCGCAAAGCATGTTCTTGGGGGTGAGATATTTTCCTGCTTGGCAGTGCTCCTCTATCGCCTTAGGATTGATCATATGCAAGCACATGGACATGGAATTAAGAAACCTTGTGGTGGGGAATCTTTAGTACAATAGGTGATTCAGCAAGATGAGTTGGAAACGTGTGTATAATTAAATACCTCATACAGCTGGTCTGAAATGATTCCCATTCCATGAAGAAACGGCACTCTCGATTCACCATCAATGCTTTCTCCTGTAGCGGGGTTGCCTACCAGATAGCCCTgaccatgtcacaaagttttgTGAGATGTAGATCATGGCAGCTGAAGTTGCTGCCTATCAGTATATATAACTGAATGGACGTTGTGTGGATGTTAAATTACCTTAAGATTAATTAGCGGGCTCGTTCCAGCTTCAATATCTGAAACAAAGCAGCAGTGTTGAAGTGTGAATAGAGATTATCCGCCCCTTGAAAGCACCTAACAGTAGGCTTCTAAATATGCTTAGTATATTTCGGCGCGGAGGTAATAAGTACCCTCTGAGATCTTCTGTGCGAGGAAGGGAACAAGCTTTCCACCGAGTGAGTCTCCTCCGACATAGAAAGGATTGGCGAGGAAATCCGG includes these proteins:
- the LOC124676783 gene encoding serine carboxypeptidase-like 19, with protein sequence MEAQVPGATLRLVFLLLFFFPALISFFPAEAAPTLVTTLPGFDGALPFRLETGYVTVDEENGAELFYYFIESDGDPRRDPVVLWLTGGDRCSVLSGLFFEIGPLKFIIEPYDQNGTVPRLQYHPYSWTKVASILFVDSPVGAGFSFSRDPKGYDVGDVSSSLQLKTFLTKWFTEHPDFLANPFYVGGDSLGGKLVPFLAQKISEDIEAGTSPLINLKGYLVGNPATGESIDGESRVPFLHGMGIISDQLYEAIEEHCQAGKYLTPKNMLCAQAMEKFDILYDEISHPHVLYKKCFYVSPRPNSATIERKILTEEARVLESPPPRPPMDCQNYGNYLSYFWANNNITRETLGIRKGSKDEWVRCHDGDLPYSSDIMSSIKYHRNLTTRGYRALVYSGDHDAVIPFLGTQSWVRSLNFPIVDEWRAWHLDGQSAGFTVTYTNNLTFATIKGGGHTAPEYQPERCFSMFSRWIYGEPL